One Amycolatopsis sp. NBC_00355 genomic window carries:
- a CDS encoding SDR family oxidoreductase: MTTYFVTGATGFLGKRLVARLLRRPETSAVYALVRETSRERLSVLARGWENADKLHPVVGDLTEPRLGVDAAGLPHLDHVVHLGAVYDFTADEEANRRANVEGTRHLLAFAAAAGAGLVHHVSSIAVAGDHAGRFTEADFDLGQHFGSPYHATKFQAEKLVREQPLPHRVYRPSAVVGDSRTGEMDKIDGPYYFLPAISRLAALPRRLPLAAPDLGATNLVPVDYVVEAMEFLMHRDAPSGATYHLAAAHPQSLNSVYNAFARVAGGPTIRAVLPAKPSNVLRRAGTRLAHAAAAGVDRVPGGRATRAAVLDELGVPLEVLPHLSTEVVFDTARTTTALFGSGIQLPELRDYAAPLYRFWRAHLDPDRARRTHGLAGRTVLVTGSSSGIGRASALAIARKGAKVILVARRADELDDVRGEITAAGGVAAAYPCDLTDGDAVDALVKDVLSDHGAVDMLVNNAGRSIRRSVSLSTERFHDYERTMAINYFGPVRLILGLLPSMAQRRFGHVVNVTTMGLQTDTPRFSAYLASKAALEEFGLAAGRETLSDGVTFTSVRMPLVRTPMIAPTGYRGIPSSSPERAAALVVKALEERPAILSLPEGRAAEIATFVAPRLSRFAAHLAHRATRESAPEARGLPGRPAPAAVAAAITRTIWRRRA; encoded by the coding sequence ATGACCACCTACTTCGTGACGGGCGCGACGGGTTTCCTCGGGAAGCGCCTGGTCGCCCGCCTGTTGCGGCGGCCGGAGACGTCCGCCGTGTACGCACTGGTGCGTGAGACTTCCCGGGAGCGGCTGTCCGTGCTCGCGCGGGGCTGGGAGAACGCGGACAAGCTGCATCCGGTCGTCGGCGACCTGACCGAGCCGCGGCTCGGCGTCGACGCCGCCGGGCTGCCGCACCTCGATCACGTCGTCCACCTCGGCGCGGTCTACGACTTCACCGCGGACGAGGAGGCCAACCGGCGCGCCAACGTCGAGGGCACCCGGCACCTGCTCGCCTTCGCCGCGGCGGCCGGGGCCGGACTCGTGCACCACGTTTCGTCGATCGCCGTCGCGGGGGATCACGCCGGGCGCTTCACCGAGGCCGACTTCGACCTCGGCCAGCACTTCGGGTCGCCGTACCACGCGACGAAGTTCCAGGCCGAGAAACTCGTCCGCGAGCAGCCGCTGCCCCACCGCGTCTACCGGCCCTCGGCCGTCGTCGGCGACTCGCGCACCGGCGAGATGGACAAGATCGACGGCCCGTACTACTTCCTGCCCGCGATCTCGCGGCTGGCGGCCCTGCCCCGGCGGCTCCCGCTGGCCGCGCCCGACCTCGGCGCGACCAACCTCGTGCCGGTCGACTACGTCGTCGAGGCGATGGAGTTCCTGATGCACCGGGACGCGCCGTCCGGGGCGACCTACCACCTCGCCGCCGCCCACCCGCAGTCGCTGAACTCCGTCTACAACGCCTTCGCGCGCGTCGCGGGCGGGCCCACGATCCGCGCCGTGCTGCCCGCGAAGCCGTCGAACGTGCTTCGCCGTGCGGGCACCCGGCTCGCGCACGCGGCCGCCGCCGGGGTCGACCGGGTACCCGGCGGGCGGGCCACGCGGGCCGCCGTCCTCGACGAGCTGGGCGTGCCGCTCGAAGTCCTGCCGCACTTGAGCACCGAAGTCGTCTTCGACACCGCGCGCACGACGACGGCGCTCTTCGGCAGCGGCATCCAGCTCCCGGAACTGCGCGACTACGCCGCCCCGCTCTACCGCTTCTGGCGGGCGCACCTCGACCCCGACCGCGCCCGCCGCACCCACGGCCTGGCCGGGCGGACGGTGCTGGTCACCGGCTCGTCGTCCGGCATCGGCCGCGCGTCGGCGCTCGCCATCGCGCGCAAGGGCGCGAAGGTGATCCTCGTGGCCCGGCGCGCCGACGAGCTCGACGACGTCCGTGGCGAGATCACGGCCGCCGGCGGCGTCGCGGCGGCGTACCCGTGCGACCTCACCGACGGCGACGCGGTCGACGCGCTGGTCAAGGACGTGCTCAGCGACCACGGCGCGGTCGACATGCTGGTCAACAACGCCGGCCGGTCGATCCGGCGCTCGGTTTCGCTGTCCACGGAACGGTTCCACGACTACGAGCGCACGATGGCGATCAACTACTTCGGCCCGGTCCGGCTCATCCTCGGGCTGCTGCCGTCGATGGCGCAGCGGCGCTTCGGGCACGTCGTCAACGTCACCACCATGGGCTTGCAGACCGACACCCCGCGCTTCTCCGCCTACCTGGCTTCGAAGGCGGCGCTGGAGGAGTTCGGGCTGGCCGCCGGGCGCGAGACGCTCTCGGACGGCGTCACCTTCACCTCGGTCCGGATGCCGCTGGTGCGGACGCCGATGATCGCGCCGACCGGCTACCGCGGGATCCCGTCGAGCAGCCCGGAACGCGCGGCCGCGCTCGTCGTCAAGGCCCTCGAAGAACGTCCCGCGATCCTCAGCCTCCCCGAAGGACGGGCCGCGGAGATCGCGACGTTCGTCGCGCCGCGGCTCTCCCGGTTCGCCGCGCACCTCGCCCACCGGGCGACGCGGGAGTCGGCGCCGGAGGCCCGCGGGCTGCCGGGCCGGCCCGCGCCCGCGGCCGTCGCGGCGGCGATCACCCGCACAATCTGGCGCCGTCGTGCGTGA
- a CDS encoding NAD(P)/FAD-dependent oxidoreductase, with product MSEPRKIVVVGAGLGGASAAAALRERGYPGEILLMGSDPHRPYELPPLSKGVLLGTTDEPDWVHEEKFYAEKDIRFTPGVTATRVELGARLVLDDAGGEHRYDRLVLATGSRPRSLPVPGGDLPGLYTLRSLDDALKLRSAFAEAERVVVIGAGWIGSEAAAAARSHDADVTVVDPVAVPLANVIGEKIGGVFRDLHTENGVHWRLGEQVAEITGGPDGVRGVKLGNGDELLADVVLVAVGAAPRVELAHAAGLELSDDGGVCVDAGLRTAAPDVYAVGDIAAHFHPRYGRRIRVEHWSNAKDQGTHVAQNLLGENEPYLASPYFFTDQYDLGCEYRGLADPAADELVVRGDLASREFTAFWLRDGEVAAAMNVNMWDDGDALSALVDGRTKVTAEQLKTADLASLT from the coding sequence ATGTCGGAGCCGCGGAAGATCGTCGTCGTCGGAGCGGGCCTGGGCGGTGCGTCCGCCGCGGCCGCGTTGCGCGAACGCGGTTATCCCGGCGAAATCCTGCTCATGGGGTCCGATCCGCACCGGCCGTACGAGCTGCCGCCGCTGTCCAAGGGCGTGCTGCTCGGCACCACGGACGAACCCGACTGGGTGCACGAAGAGAAGTTCTACGCGGAGAAGGACATCCGGTTCACCCCCGGCGTCACCGCGACGCGCGTCGAGCTGGGCGCGCGGCTGGTGCTGGACGACGCGGGCGGCGAGCACCGCTACGACCGGCTCGTGCTGGCCACCGGCTCGCGGCCGCGCTCCCTGCCGGTGCCCGGTGGCGACCTGCCCGGCCTCTACACCCTGCGTAGTCTCGACGACGCGCTCAAGCTGCGGTCCGCGTTCGCCGAGGCGGAACGCGTGGTCGTGATCGGCGCCGGCTGGATCGGCTCGGAAGCCGCCGCGGCCGCCCGCTCGCATGACGCGGACGTCACGGTGGTGGACCCGGTCGCGGTCCCGCTGGCGAACGTCATCGGCGAGAAGATCGGCGGCGTGTTCCGGGACCTGCACACCGAAAACGGCGTCCACTGGCGCCTGGGCGAGCAGGTCGCGGAGATCACCGGCGGCCCGGACGGCGTCCGCGGCGTCAAGCTGGGCAACGGCGACGAGCTGCTGGCCGATGTGGTCCTGGTGGCGGTCGGCGCGGCCCCGCGGGTCGAGCTGGCCCACGCGGCGGGCCTGGAGCTGTCCGACGACGGCGGCGTCTGCGTCGACGCGGGCCTGCGCACGGCGGCCCCGGACGTCTACGCGGTCGGCGACATCGCGGCCCACTTCCACCCGCGCTACGGCCGCCGGATCCGCGTGGAGCACTGGTCGAACGCGAAGGACCAGGGCACGCACGTGGCGCAGAACCTGCTGGGGGAGAACGAGCCTTACCTGGCGTCGCCGTACTTCTTCACCGACCAGTACGACCTGGGCTGCGAGTACCGCGGCCTGGCCGACCCGGCGGCGGACGAGCTGGTGGTGCGCGGAGACCTCGCGTCGCGGGAGTTCACGGCGTTCTGGCTCCGCGACGGCGAAGTGGCGGCGGCGATGAACGTGAACATGTGGGACGACGGCGACGCCCTCTCGGCCTTGGTCGACGGCCGCACGAAGGTGACGGCGGAGCAGCTCAAGACGGCGGACCTGGCGTCGCTCACCTGA
- a CDS encoding MerR family transcriptional regulator, whose translation MLTIGQLAGYVGVTTKTIRVYHAKGLLPEPERDASGYRRYSAEHAVDLIKIRTLAEAGVPLARIRELRSATGDEFRRALDRIDTDLAARIESLRATRGRLRQLADDRLPALPAEVTGVLEQFTRFGFSERWVALLRDLWLLVFATHPAAARAAFDDQAAMLTDPVQRELFLAYDRAYDLDPADPRLAELADGIVAATHARYGDDLPAYGDPAIPGLVQGAVNASSPAWRQLDTLIRRRLGVR comes from the coding sequence ATGCTCACCATCGGACAGCTCGCCGGGTACGTCGGGGTGACGACCAAGACGATCCGCGTCTACCACGCCAAAGGCCTGCTGCCCGAGCCGGAACGCGACGCGTCCGGCTACCGGCGCTACAGCGCCGAGCACGCCGTCGACCTGATCAAGATCCGCACGCTGGCCGAGGCCGGCGTGCCGCTGGCCCGCATCCGCGAGCTCCGGTCCGCCACCGGCGACGAGTTCCGGCGGGCGCTGGACCGGATCGACACCGACCTCGCCGCCCGCATCGAAAGCCTGCGCGCCACCCGAGGACGTCTCCGCCAGCTCGCCGACGACCGCCTGCCCGCGCTGCCGGCCGAAGTCACCGGCGTCCTCGAGCAGTTCACCCGCTTCGGCTTCAGCGAGCGCTGGGTGGCGCTGCTGCGCGACTTGTGGCTCCTGGTGTTCGCCACCCACCCCGCCGCGGCGCGCGCCGCGTTCGACGACCAGGCCGCGATGCTCACCGACCCGGTCCAGCGCGAGCTGTTCCTCGCCTACGACCGGGCGTACGACCTCGACCCCGCCGACCCGCGGCTCGCCGAGCTCGCGGACGGGATCGTCGCCGCCACGCACGCGCGCTACGGCGACGACCTCCCGGCGTACGGCGACCCGGCGATCCCGGGCCTGGTCCAGGGCGCGGTCAACGCGTCGTCTCCCGCGTGGCGACAGCTCGACACCCTGATCCGGCGCCGTCTCGGTGTCAGGTGA
- a CDS encoding multidrug effflux MFS transporter, translated as MTDTAEPTAPTRRAQLKFVLILGGLSAFGPLSIDMYLPALPQMAGDLHAADTTVQLTLSAFIVGLALGQLVLGPLSDALGRRGPLLVGLVLYVVGSVLCAVSPDAWLLVAARGVQSLGAAAGIVIARATVRDLYSGTAMTKFFSTLMLVSGLAPILAPLIGGQLLNWTSWRGVFVVLTVFGAVLLAVVAFALPEPLPASRRSPARLGRVMKTYGRLVVDRTFAGYALASGLLFASMFAYISGSSFALQGVYGLSPQAYSVVFGVNGVGIVLAGQLNGRLVGRISERALLRAGLLLGAVAGLLVLLSAWAHLPLAALLVSLFLLVSSIGLVMPNASSLALAEHARSAGAASALLGVLQFVVGGVATPLVGLGGPGTAVPMAATIAGFAVLALLAFSVLTRPVRVVVSV; from the coding sequence ATGACCGACACGGCGGAACCTACCGCGCCCACCCGGCGCGCGCAGCTGAAGTTCGTGCTGATCCTGGGCGGCCTCTCGGCGTTCGGCCCCCTGTCCATCGACATGTACCTGCCCGCGCTGCCGCAGATGGCGGGCGACCTCCACGCCGCGGACACGACGGTGCAGCTGACGCTCAGCGCGTTCATCGTCGGCCTCGCGCTGGGCCAGCTGGTGCTCGGGCCGCTGTCGGACGCGCTCGGCCGCCGCGGCCCGCTGCTCGTCGGGCTGGTCCTGTACGTCGTGGGCTCGGTGCTGTGCGCGGTCAGCCCGGACGCGTGGCTGCTGGTCGCCGCGCGGGGCGTGCAATCCCTCGGCGCCGCCGCGGGCATCGTGATCGCCCGCGCCACCGTGCGCGACCTGTACTCCGGCACCGCGATGACGAAGTTCTTCTCGACGCTGATGCTGGTCAGCGGCCTGGCCCCGATCCTCGCGCCGCTGATCGGCGGGCAGCTGCTCAACTGGACGTCCTGGCGCGGGGTGTTCGTGGTGCTGACGGTGTTCGGGGCGGTGCTGCTGGCCGTGGTGGCTTTCGCGCTCCCGGAGCCGCTGCCGGCTTCCCGGCGCTCGCCCGCGCGGCTGGGCCGGGTGATGAAGACGTACGGACGGCTGGTGGTGGACCGGACGTTCGCGGGTTACGCGCTGGCGTCCGGCCTGCTGTTCGCGTCGATGTTCGCCTACATCTCGGGGTCGTCGTTCGCGCTGCAGGGCGTGTACGGGTTGAGCCCGCAGGCGTACAGCGTGGTGTTCGGCGTCAACGGCGTCGGCATCGTGCTGGCGGGTCAGCTGAACGGCCGGCTGGTCGGGCGGATTTCCGAGCGCGCCCTGCTGCGGGCCGGCCTCCTCCTCGGAGCGGTGGCCGGCCTGCTGGTGCTGCTGTCGGCGTGGGCGCACCTGCCGCTGGCGGCGTTGCTCGTGTCGCTGTTCCTGCTGGTGTCGAGCATCGGCCTGGTGATGCCGAACGCGAGTTCGCTGGCCCTGGCCGAACACGCGCGCTCGGCGGGCGCGGCGTCGGCGTTGCTGGGGGTGCTGCAGTTCGTGGTGGGCGGCGTGGCGACGCCGCTGGTGGGCCTGGGCGGGCCGGGGACGGCGGTCCCGATGGCGGCGACCATCGCGGGGTTCGCGGTGCTGGCGCTGCTGGCGTTCTCGGTCCTGACGCGGCCGGTGCGGGTTGTCGTGAGTGTTTAG
- a CDS encoding fumarylacetoacetate hydrolase family protein has protein sequence MQLVRLGEPGSERPFVRADDGTTYGLSGLTADIDGGFLATGGVARVAAALAAGELPEEDVTGLRIGSPIAQPGKVVCIGMNYRRHAEETGATPPTEPVVFMKAPDVVVGPGDDVLIPRKSVSTDWEVELGVVIGKTARYLDSVDEALDHVAGYVVSNDVSERALQFSTAQWDKGKSCENFNPLGPALVPAAEVPDPQDLGLRLWVNGEKKQDSSTKDMIFSVAEIIHHLSQVMVLRPGDLINTGTPEGVALGQPDPKPYLRDGDVIELEIDGLGRQRQSARQA, from the coding sequence GTGCAGCTTGTACGCCTCGGTGAGCCGGGAAGTGAGCGTCCGTTCGTCCGCGCCGACGACGGCACGACCTACGGGCTGAGCGGGCTGACCGCCGACATCGACGGCGGGTTCCTCGCCACCGGCGGCGTTGCCCGCGTGGCCGCCGCGCTCGCCGCCGGAGAGCTGCCGGAGGAAGACGTCACGGGCCTGCGGATCGGTTCGCCGATCGCCCAGCCGGGCAAGGTCGTCTGCATCGGGATGAACTACCGCCGCCACGCCGAGGAGACCGGCGCGACGCCGCCCACCGAGCCCGTCGTGTTCATGAAGGCGCCGGACGTCGTGGTCGGCCCCGGCGACGACGTCCTCATCCCGCGCAAGTCGGTCAGCACCGACTGGGAGGTCGAGCTGGGCGTCGTCATCGGCAAGACCGCCCGCTACCTCGACAGCGTCGACGAGGCCTTGGACCACGTCGCCGGCTACGTCGTCTCGAACGACGTCTCCGAGCGCGCGCTCCAGTTCAGCACCGCCCAGTGGGACAAGGGCAAGTCCTGCGAGAACTTCAACCCGCTCGGCCCGGCGCTCGTGCCCGCGGCCGAAGTGCCCGACCCGCAGGACCTCGGCCTGCGGCTGTGGGTCAACGGCGAGAAGAAACAGGACTCCTCGACCAAGGACATGATCTTCAGCGTGGCCGAGATCATCCACCACCTGAGCCAGGTGATGGTGCTGCGCCCGGGCGACCTGATCAACACCGGCACCCCCGAAGGTGTCGCGCTCGGCCAGCCCGACCCGAAGCCCTACCTGCGCGACGGCGACGTGATCGAGCTGGAGATCGACGGCCTCGGCCGGCAGCGCCAGAGCGCGAGGCAGGCCTGA
- a CDS encoding enolase C-terminal domain-like protein: MAKIIGMEVLDVRFPTSRELDGSDAMNPDPDYSAAYVVLHTDGGPDGYGLAFTIGRGNDVQAAAIRALAPHVVGRDVPADAAALGDLSRTLVGDSQFRWLGPEKGVAHMAVGAVVNAAWDLAARRAALPVWKFAARMTPEELVGLVDFRYLSDALTEAEALDILRAAEPGRAERIAQLEAHGYRAYSTSPGWLGYADTKLVRLAEQAVVDGFDMIKLKVGGNLDDDVRRMKLARETVGDDIRIAVDANQRWDVSAAITWMTALAPYDPYWIEEPTSPDDILGHAAIAKALAPIRVATGEHVQNRVMFKQLLQANAISVLQLDAARVGGFNENLAILLLAAKFGVPVCPHAGGVGLCELVRHLSLFDFVAVSATDTDRTIEWVDHLHEHFTDPAVVQRGRYLAPTAPGFSARMHDATLRRFRFPDGPEWTETASE, translated from the coding sequence ATGGCGAAGATCATCGGCATGGAGGTCCTGGACGTCCGGTTCCCGACGTCGCGGGAGCTCGACGGCTCGGACGCGATGAACCCCGACCCGGACTACTCGGCCGCTTACGTCGTGCTGCACACCGACGGCGGCCCGGACGGCTACGGCCTCGCGTTCACCATCGGCCGCGGCAACGACGTCCAGGCCGCCGCGATCCGCGCGCTCGCGCCGCACGTCGTCGGCCGGGACGTGCCGGCCGACGCGGCCGCGCTCGGCGACCTGTCGCGCACGCTCGTCGGCGACTCGCAGTTCCGCTGGCTGGGCCCGGAAAAGGGCGTCGCGCACATGGCGGTCGGCGCGGTCGTCAACGCCGCCTGGGACCTCGCCGCGCGCCGCGCCGCGCTGCCCGTCTGGAAGTTCGCGGCCCGCATGACGCCCGAGGAACTCGTCGGCCTCGTCGACTTCCGCTACCTGAGTGACGCGCTCACCGAGGCCGAAGCCCTGGACATCCTGCGTGCCGCCGAGCCCGGCCGGGCCGAGCGGATCGCGCAGCTTGAAGCGCACGGCTACCGCGCCTACAGCACGTCGCCCGGCTGGCTCGGGTACGCCGACACGAAGCTGGTCCGGCTGGCCGAACAGGCCGTCGTGGACGGCTTCGACATGATCAAGCTCAAGGTCGGCGGCAACCTCGACGACGACGTCCGGCGGATGAAGCTCGCCCGCGAAACCGTCGGCGACGACATCCGCATCGCCGTCGACGCCAACCAGCGCTGGGACGTCTCCGCCGCGATCACCTGGATGACCGCGCTCGCGCCGTACGACCCGTACTGGATCGAGGAACCGACGTCGCCGGACGACATCCTCGGGCACGCCGCCATCGCGAAAGCGCTTGCACCGATCCGCGTGGCCACCGGCGAGCACGTCCAGAACCGGGTGATGTTCAAGCAGCTCCTGCAGGCGAACGCGATTTCGGTGCTGCAGCTGGACGCCGCCCGCGTCGGCGGGTTCAACGAGAACCTCGCGATCCTGTTGCTGGCCGCCAAGTTCGGCGTCCCGGTGTGCCCGCACGCCGGCGGCGTCGGGCTCTGCGAACTGGTCCGGCACCTGTCGCTGTTCGACTTCGTGGCCGTGTCCGCCACCGACACCGACCGCACCATCGAGTGGGTCGATCACCTGCACGAGCACTTCACCGACCCGGCCGTCGTACAGCGCGGCCGGTACCTCGCCCCGACCGCCCCCGGGTTCTCCGCGCGCATGCACGACGCCACGCTGCGCCGGTTCCGCTTCCCGGACGGTCCCGAGTGGACGGAGACCGCAAGTGAGTGA
- a CDS encoding SDR family NAD(P)-dependent oxidoreductase, with the protein MSEFEGLVAAVTGGASGIGLATATLLAERGAQVAVLDLKPGDDGFRCDVSSDDDVRSAVDAVVDRFGRLDILVNNAGIGAQGDVTANGDDEWHRVFDVNVVGMVRLARAALPHLKNSPSAAIVNTCSIAAWAGLPSRALYSATKGAVLSLTLAMATDHLPDRIRVNCVCPGTADTPWVGRLLDSATDPAAERAALAARQPMGRLVTADEVANAIVYLASPLSASTTGTALAVDGGMHGLRPRGPVQHD; encoded by the coding sequence GTGAGTGAATTCGAGGGTCTGGTGGCCGCTGTCACCGGAGGCGCCTCGGGGATCGGCCTGGCGACGGCGACCCTGCTGGCCGAACGCGGCGCCCAGGTGGCAGTCCTGGATCTGAAACCTGGTGACGACGGCTTCCGGTGTGACGTCTCCTCGGACGACGACGTGCGCTCGGCCGTCGACGCCGTCGTGGACCGCTTCGGGCGCCTCGACATCCTCGTCAACAACGCCGGCATCGGCGCGCAGGGCGACGTCACCGCCAACGGCGACGACGAGTGGCACCGCGTGTTCGACGTCAACGTCGTCGGCATGGTCCGGCTCGCCCGGGCCGCCCTGCCGCACCTGAAGAACTCGCCGTCCGCGGCGATCGTCAACACCTGCTCCATCGCGGCCTGGGCGGGCCTGCCCAGCCGCGCGCTCTACTCGGCCACCAAGGGCGCGGTGCTCTCGCTGACCCTGGCCATGGCGACCGACCACCTGCCGGATCGGATCCGCGTCAACTGCGTGTGCCCGGGCACGGCGGACACCCCCTGGGTGGGCCGGCTGCTCGACTCCGCCACCGACCCGGCGGCCGAACGCGCGGCCCTCGCCGCCCGCCAGCCGATGGGCCGGCTGGTCACCGCCGACGAGGTGGCGAACGCGATCGTCTACCTCGCCAGCCCGCTTTCCGCGTCGACCACGGGCACCGCGCTCGCGGTCGACGGTGGCATGCACGGCCTGCGCCCGCGCGGGCCCGTGCAGCACGACTGA